atacgccgcagcttgttcctcggccacttctccaccctctgactgacgacagccgcgcctctccgggcggatcagaggcagtcctctagcccctggcggacggaacgccctgccgtgttctcggggaacagaaggggtctcccccgcccctggcagcggttctcccactccaggcggtcggcagtgagcccctccccgctcgcggtcggcggtcttaaaccccgctccGTCTCAGTGGCCGGTaggtgactcctgcgcccctggcagcggccctgaccgctccaggcggtcggctagaagccccttctcccttcgcggtcgggggccatcgtcctctttcaggcagctgggctcctcgtcccctggcagatggccgcggctgctccattggggtggacggtagtggcgagaactctactatggcgtatccctcctccttcccgggcttcggcaccagagtaaagggatcaatgaaaggaggaggcgagaaccggcttttcaatataaataatagtttaatgatcaacttaaaagacaacataaacacacacatgacgggcatgtccgttaacgatctctctctcctcacgatcctctgcagtcgacctttatccctcacagaggcttaattagcctaatacgggaccgggtatgtaggatcacgaaccggccccgccctccgccctgccacaaacacttataacattaactttattaacttctgctgcgatgttgcttgtgttataatgcattataactgtagttataattatttatgagaagttataacttatttAAGGTGCATTATGTGACATTATGACAGCCTTAAGATGGCAGCAATCATGCGTTACGTGTATGATCATCGCAGTAACCCTCAAGTGGACGCAGCCTTTCCTTGCATTAAGGAGAGATATGAAGTATGTGCATTTTTATCAAACGGAAAGCATGTTATAATGATTTTATCTTCAGTAGATTGTACATCAGAGTCAACTCTCTCTTCTCTCCTGTGTTCAGTGTCTGCTTTATGTGCAGCTGCCCTTTATGGAAGACCTGCGAGAATTCACTTTCCCAAAGCTAGAAAACAATAAAAGCTTGACTCCCAAAATCTCTgtcgattgacactttatatcactatttgagaaccactgatctagtcTTTTCACCTTTTGTATGGCAGTGATTCATATCTGTGAAATTCATGTTGCATCCTCCTTTTTCTGGCTTGTGCTCGCGTTGCTTACTTAAGCATGTTGTGAATCCTGATGGTCCCCTGCCGTCCGTTGAGCCCTGGCTGAAGAGAGTTCTAGAGCGCCCTCAGGCTGTGGCCGCCCGCTGCCAGGCCCCTCTGCAGGACATCAAGATGAAGATCCCGCTGAAAGAGGTGACAAAACGGAAAGAGCAGAAGACAAGTGCAGACGTGTTCGGCAGAAGGTGAGAATGGATCAAATCAACAATCGATGAGAAGTGCTACGTGACTTCCTGCGACTGTGTGATGTAGGGCAGGGCGGAATAACGGTATGTACCGTGCAATAGTAGAAATGTGTGATGTAATGAATTTTGGCTATACCGCTGTAATGTAATGTATGTCTGCATTGCTATTAGTGGGCAGGACTGctttacatatatactgtacatgcgagagcaaaaaagaaacatggaTTAATGTGAAAATACAGAGTGGGATGCACCTCAAACAAGTCAAGAACTACAATTAATGGGTGTTTGTTTTGTAGCTGTTAATCTTTGCTAAGCAACAATGCAACTCGACACACAACaatcttgtggccacacagctgtttagtcccaaacagagaacagaacttactaaacatgtctgaagagtttgtagtcgaagaattgatgcatttctatgctcagccttatttttaattttttaacacaGTGCTtgtaaatcaaacagaaacatagaggaggctacaggaAGTCACAGTCACACCATGACAGCAAACGACATgcgataaaatgtatattttctatgttaatcataGGTTTTGTTTTTGCGAGGgtgctgcgtgaactgttgctctcgtgtcccaTCATGAACGCACAcgggagatcaacggtcagtgaacatttacactaaataacacattatatttcagtttgtttctcatcaaatcttatcgtatgctttcataacattaatgagtctcatgaataattaattagacttctgaatgataattctgtgtgcttttgaagcttgaagaggtggtcaccataaactgccattgtatgacatcactgagcacaacatttattcacagtttctccctttgtgttcagaacaagacaaagtcatatagagttagaacagcacaggggtgagtaaacaatgactgaatttacatttttgggtgaactatccctttaaatgtatttaatatgtatatatatttcatgGTAATCGTGAACGAACAAAAAAGTATTGAAAGtgaattggtcaaaaggtgtaGGAAGTTGGGATCCCTGTTGGTAGGGTTGTCAATgtcaaaatatttaatcatgagcttttgtCGTTATTATTGCTGCTCCAATGTATTGCATTTCCTGGTATGTAATGGTCTTCAATGCCTTTTTAAAGGTTAATAAGGTGTCAAATACTTTTTAATGTGAAACATCCACTATATGCTCAATGTGGGTTTATAATTGATTATGGACCATCTTGTATCAAGGTATTAACTGCAGTTGTTGACAGTCTTTGTTTTGTAACCTTGCCAGCGTGCCAGCAGCTGACCTACAGGATCGAGCAGTTGCTGGGCAACAGGAGCCCAGAGTACCACATGAAGAGCATCGCCTGTATCCAGGCGTTCAGGGAGCAGTCTGTGAAAGTAAGTGCTCAATTAAACTTCCACATTCAGTCCAGGATCACAGAAGGATCAATTGTTTCTCAGTCTGTAAGAAAACACACACTACAGCTAGAGACAGACCGAACTGATGTATACTTCACTTAGCTGGAGTCTGAGTGTTCTTTAACCCGCCTattatgtaaaacaaaacaacaaataaatagctACACCCTTTAGGGCAGAGGTCATATTGACCCTAATTGGTTTCAATGCAATTCCCCAAAAATCTTTGCTAGGAAAAGCAGCAAATAATCAGGAAAAAACAGAAATCCTTTTATTGTGGCTTGTCAGAGACATTAAAAAATATGAGGACAAATgaagtttaaacaatgtttagcatttttgaaaaatgttctaatttgatttaaaactttcattttcacaaattgtgattataaattaaacttaaatatttttttaaacattttataacttCATTGAACATTTTCAGAAATTGTGTCTGTCAATTAATTTTAAGAGGAATAGTTTTCAACTTtttcaaatgttatttaatttgttatttaaatttaaaattgtatctaatgtggcttgtcagaGACTGAGAGAAATATCAGAAATATGAGAACATGTGAAGTTTAAACTGTTTAACATTTCTGAatttctgttttatgttttggCCCGCGTGATCTCGCCCACTGCCcgtttcccaatagtatttcgacacc
The Xyrauchen texanus isolate HMW12.3.18 chromosome 14, RBS_HiC_50CHRs, whole genome shotgun sequence genome window above contains:
- the LOC127654750 gene encoding X-ray repair cross-complementing protein 5-like, which produces MAAIMRYVYDHRSNPQVDAAFPCIKERYECLLYVQLPFMEDLREFTFPKLENNKSLTPKISVD